A genomic stretch from Sphaerodactylus townsendi isolate TG3544 linkage group LG15, MPM_Stown_v2.3, whole genome shotgun sequence includes:
- the LOC125445358 gene encoding tRNA N6-adenosine threonylcarbamoyltransferase isoform X2 has protein sequence MPVVIGFEGSANKIGVGIVRDGEVLSNPRRTYITPPGQGFLPGDTARHHRSCVLAILQEALQEAGLKPADIDAVAFTKGPGMGAPLVTVAVVARTVAQLWGKPLLGVNHCVGHIEMGRLVTGAQNPTVLYVSGGNTQVIAYSEHRYRIFGETIDIAVGNCLDRFARVLKISNDPSPGYNIEQMAKKGQKLVELPYTVKGMDVSFSGILSHIEDVAHRMLAARECTPEDLCFSLQETLFAMLVEITERAMAHTGSHEALIVGGVGCNERLQEMTAIMCRERGAKLFATDERFCIDNGAMIAQAGWEMLRAGQVTPLEDSWITQRYRTDEVEVTWCD, from the exons ATGCCTGTGGTTATTGGCTTTGAGGGGAGCGCCAACAAGATCGGTGTGGGGATCGTGCGCGATGGGGAAGTCCTCAGCAACCCCCGGCGGACGTACATCACTCCTCCGGGTCAAG GTTTCCTGCCAGGTGATACGGCACGTCACCACCGGTCCTGCGTCCTGGCCATCTTACAGGAGGCGCTGCAGGAGGCTGGGCTGAAGCCCGCAGACATTGACGCCGTGGCTTTCACTAAAG GTCCAGGAATGGGTGCCCCTTTGGTGACAGTGGCCGTGGTAGCCCGTACCGTGGCTCAGCTGTGGGGGAAGCCTTTGCTGGGGGTGAACCACTGTGTGGGCCACATCGAGATGGGGCGGCTGGTGACCGGTGCCCAGAACCCGACAGTGCTGTATGTCAGCGGTGGGAACACTCAG GTCATTGCATATTCGGAACACCGCTACCGAATATTCGGAGAGACCATAGACATCGCTGTCGGCAACTGCCTGGACCGCTTTGCCCGGGTGCTGAAG ATCTCAAACGATCCCAGCCCGGGCTACAACATCGAGCAGATGGCCAAGAA GGGTCAAAAGCTGGTTGAACTTCCATATACAGTGAAAGGCATGGACGTCTCTTTCTCTGGGATCCTGTCCCACATAGAG GATGTGGCCCACAGAATGCTCGCCGCACGGGAATGCACACCTGAGGACCTCTGCTTCTCCCTACAG GAGACACTGTTCGCTATGCTAGTGGAGATCACAGAACGGGCCATGGCGCATACTGGCTCCCACGAGGCGCTGATTGTGGGCGGAGTCGGCT GTAACGAGCGGCTGCAGGAAATGACGGCCATCATGTGCCGGGAAAGAGGAGCAAAGCTCTTTGCTACAGACGAGAG GTTCTGTATTGATAATGGAGCCATGATTGCACAAGCTGGCTGGGAGATGCTGCGGGCGGGGCAAGTTACACCGCTGGAGGATTCATGGATTACGCAGAG GTATCGTACAGATGAAGTGGAGGTGACGTGGTGCGATTAA
- the LOC125445358 gene encoding tRNA N6-adenosine threonylcarbamoyltransferase isoform X1 produces the protein MPVVIGFEGSANKIGVGIVRDGEVLSNPRRTYITPPGQGFLPGDTARHHRSCVLAILQEALQEAGLKPADIDAVAFTKGPGMGAPLVTVAVVARTVAQLWGKPLLGVNHCVGHIEMGRLVTGAQNPTVLYVSGGNTQVIAYSEHRYRIFGETIDIAVGNCLDRFARVLKISNDPSPGYNIEQMAKKGQKLVELPYTVKGMDVSFSGILSHIEDVAHRMLAARECTPEDLCFSLQETLFAMLVEITERAMAHTGSHEALIVGGVGCNERLQEMTAIMCRERGAKLFATDERFCIDNGAMIAQAGWEMLRAGQVTPLEDSWITQRLSLGGRVKCDTGRGIVQMKWR, from the exons ATGCCTGTGGTTATTGGCTTTGAGGGGAGCGCCAACAAGATCGGTGTGGGGATCGTGCGCGATGGGGAAGTCCTCAGCAACCCCCGGCGGACGTACATCACTCCTCCGGGTCAAG GTTTCCTGCCAGGTGATACGGCACGTCACCACCGGTCCTGCGTCCTGGCCATCTTACAGGAGGCGCTGCAGGAGGCTGGGCTGAAGCCCGCAGACATTGACGCCGTGGCTTTCACTAAAG GTCCAGGAATGGGTGCCCCTTTGGTGACAGTGGCCGTGGTAGCCCGTACCGTGGCTCAGCTGTGGGGGAAGCCTTTGCTGGGGGTGAACCACTGTGTGGGCCACATCGAGATGGGGCGGCTGGTGACCGGTGCCCAGAACCCGACAGTGCTGTATGTCAGCGGTGGGAACACTCAG GTCATTGCATATTCGGAACACCGCTACCGAATATTCGGAGAGACCATAGACATCGCTGTCGGCAACTGCCTGGACCGCTTTGCCCGGGTGCTGAAG ATCTCAAACGATCCCAGCCCGGGCTACAACATCGAGCAGATGGCCAAGAA GGGTCAAAAGCTGGTTGAACTTCCATATACAGTGAAAGGCATGGACGTCTCTTTCTCTGGGATCCTGTCCCACATAGAG GATGTGGCCCACAGAATGCTCGCCGCACGGGAATGCACACCTGAGGACCTCTGCTTCTCCCTACAG GAGACACTGTTCGCTATGCTAGTGGAGATCACAGAACGGGCCATGGCGCATACTGGCTCCCACGAGGCGCTGATTGTGGGCGGAGTCGGCT GTAACGAGCGGCTGCAGGAAATGACGGCCATCATGTGCCGGGAAAGAGGAGCAAAGCTCTTTGCTACAGACGAGAG GTTCTGTATTGATAATGGAGCCATGATTGCACAAGCTGGCTGGGAGATGCTGCGGGCGGGGCAAGTTACACCGCTGGAGGATTCATGGATTACGCAGAG GCTTTCCCTCGGTGGAAGAGTTAAATGTGACACAGGGAGAG GTATCGTACAGATGAAGTGGAGGTGA